A genomic region of Mycobacterium sp. Aquia_213 contains the following coding sequences:
- a CDS encoding cytochrome P450 yields MTASTESHVRFDPYDVELIADPYPMFARLRDEAPLYYNAEYDFYALSRFADVNKGIIDHGTYSSARGVIMELIKANLEIPSGMLIFEDPPIHDVHRKLLSRMFTPRKIAALEPMIREFCAQSLDPLVGSGRFDFVTDLGAIMPMKVISALLGIPEEDQEYIRDRGNAQLRTEPGKPMSAAEHGLSVGEQFEAYIDWRADNPSDDIMTELLNVEFVDDKGVTRRLTREEILVYLNVVAGAGNETTTRLIGWAGKVLAEHPDQRRELVDNPSLIPQAIEELLRFEPPAPHMARYVTRDVSLYDQTVPAGSVMLMLLGAACRDERQFGPDAGEFNIHRVARPHLTFSVGAHFCLGSALARLEGRVALEEILKRFPEWEPDLANATLSPTSSVRGWETLPTVVP; encoded by the coding sequence GTGACGGCGAGCACCGAGAGCCATGTTCGTTTCGATCCGTACGATGTCGAGCTCATCGCCGACCCGTATCCGATGTTCGCGCGCCTGCGCGACGAGGCGCCGCTGTACTACAACGCGGAATACGATTTCTACGCGCTGAGCCGGTTCGCCGATGTCAACAAGGGCATCATCGACCACGGCACGTACAGCTCCGCCCGCGGCGTGATCATGGAGCTGATCAAGGCCAACCTCGAGATCCCGTCGGGCATGCTGATCTTCGAGGACCCGCCGATCCACGACGTGCACCGCAAGCTGCTGTCGCGGATGTTCACCCCCCGCAAGATCGCCGCGCTCGAGCCGATGATCCGCGAGTTCTGCGCGCAATCCCTGGATCCGTTGGTGGGCTCCGGCCGGTTCGACTTCGTCACCGACCTGGGCGCGATCATGCCGATGAAGGTCATCAGCGCGCTGCTCGGCATTCCCGAAGAAGACCAGGAGTACATCCGCGATCGCGGCAATGCCCAATTGCGTACCGAGCCCGGGAAGCCGATGAGCGCCGCCGAACATGGCTTGTCGGTGGGCGAGCAATTCGAGGCCTACATCGACTGGCGCGCCGACAATCCGTCCGACGACATCATGACCGAGTTGCTCAACGTGGAGTTCGTCGACGATAAGGGCGTCACGCGGCGGCTGACCCGCGAAGAGATTCTCGTGTACCTCAACGTGGTGGCCGGAGCGGGCAACGAAACGACAACGCGGCTGATCGGTTGGGCGGGCAAGGTTCTCGCCGAGCATCCCGACCAGCGTCGCGAACTCGTGGACAACCCTTCGCTCATCCCTCAGGCAATCGAGGAGTTGCTGCGCTTCGAGCCGCCCGCACCACACATGGCGCGCTATGTGACGCGCGACGTCAGCCTCTACGACCAGACGGTGCCCGCAGGCAGCGTGATGCTGATGCTGCTCGGGGCAGCTTGCCGTGACGAGCGGCAGTTCGGTCCCGACGCAGGCGAATTCAACATTCACCGGGTCGCCCGGCCCCACCTCACCTTCAGCGTCGGTGCCCACTTCTGCCTGGGCTCGGCCCTGGCGCGCCTGGAAGGCCGTGTCGCCCTGGAAGAAATCCTCAAGCGCTTCCCGGAGTGGGAGCCCGATTTGGCCAACGCCACACTCAGCCCGACCTCGTCGGTGCGGGGCTGGGAAACC
- a CDS encoding TetR/AcrR family transcriptional regulator, with amino-acid sequence MARYSSASVKRRKPNPAERRRDLCDAAIELLAADGAKGLSHLKVDRKAAVPDGTTSFYFRTRSALLRAVAERLAELDLERLQSIADSAGSTGDNPTPSLLSQVVIQAGTEPQLSWTKARYELTMQAARDPAMAAILQQATDAFTKLHREILVQLMPHGAELESAVVEDLSNVTLTFINGLLMRAAHGDRIVDTPEQLDAVLTAIATGILKSPDRGGLTAAGDVHSARGRRAAASG; translated from the coding sequence ATGGCTCGATACTCATCCGCGTCGGTGAAAAGACGAAAGCCCAACCCCGCGGAGCGCCGCCGCGATCTGTGCGATGCGGCGATCGAACTGTTGGCCGCCGACGGGGCCAAGGGATTGAGTCATCTCAAGGTGGACCGCAAGGCCGCCGTTCCCGACGGCACCACGTCGTTCTATTTCCGGACCCGCTCCGCACTGCTGCGAGCCGTCGCCGAACGGCTGGCCGAGCTGGATCTGGAACGGCTGCAGTCCATCGCGGACAGCGCCGGCAGTACCGGGGACAACCCCACGCCGTCACTGTTGTCGCAGGTGGTGATTCAAGCCGGCACCGAGCCGCAGTTGTCCTGGACCAAGGCCCGCTACGAGCTGACGATGCAAGCGGCGCGGGATCCCGCGATGGCCGCGATTCTGCAGCAAGCCACGGACGCCTTCACCAAGTTGCACCGCGAGATCCTCGTGCAACTGATGCCGCACGGGGCCGAGTTGGAATCGGCGGTGGTCGAGGACCTGAGCAACGTCACGCTGACGTTCATCAACGGTCTGTTGATGCGGGCCGCCCATGGCGACCGGATTGTCGACACCCCGGAGCAACTCGACGCGGTCTTGACGGCCATCGCCACCGGCATCCTGAAGAGTCCGGACCGGGGCGGCCTGACTGCGGCCGGCGATGTGCACTCGGCGCGCGGCCGCCGCGCGGCCGCCTCCGGGTGA
- a CDS encoding SecDF P1 head subdomain-containing protein codes for MLSTTTARLTCAILLGALTCGCHTTQHPAAPATSTSTVTSTIPPVAPVVRIAPLPVRPVEKSQPTTPEKCPATNPAAPAPPDSVLVTCDLARTTRYTLGPETMRLELTHVDAPKPLTADFYQVILTVDPASETAWAAFTAAHLHAHIAFVRDDLVLEAPMIQEHVTSGQIALTTQTAQAAAQLAQLAGRPA; via the coding sequence ATGCTCTCGACGACGACCGCTCGGCTGACCTGCGCCATTCTGCTCGGGGCGCTGACGTGCGGCTGCCATACGACCCAACACCCGGCCGCACCCGCCACCTCGACCAGCACCGTTACGTCGACGATCCCACCCGTGGCGCCGGTGGTAAGGATTGCGCCGCTGCCGGTTCGGCCGGTCGAGAAGTCGCAGCCGACCACACCCGAGAAGTGCCCCGCGACGAATCCGGCCGCCCCGGCACCGCCGGACTCCGTCCTGGTCACCTGCGACCTCGCGCGGACCACACGGTATACGTTGGGGCCCGAGACGATGCGACTTGAACTGACCCACGTGGACGCACCCAAGCCGTTGACAGCGGATTTCTATCAGGTGATTCTGACCGTGGACCCGGCCTCGGAGACCGCATGGGCGGCATTCACCGCGGCACACCTGCACGCCCACATCGCGTTCGTCCGCGACGATCTGGTCCTGGAGGCACCGATGATCCAAGAACACGTCACGTCTGGGCAGATCGCGCTGACAACCCAAACGGCTCAGGCGGCCGCTCAGTTGGCCCAATTGGCGGGCCGGCCCGCGTGA
- a CDS encoding sugar phosphate isomerase/epimerase family protein has translation MTELAIGFLNGFGLPPIEFVELAADLGCRYISAVVQGAPLVPLGYAPFSLKDDPALRKDVLAAMRHHGVAASLGDGFLVLPDTETRSFGADLDVLAELGVPRINVVSLDPDLGRTFDQFAALTELAAQRSIQTVVEPVPGLTVGDLPTALAAREYVGRADFRLLIDTMHLVRSGAGAADLAAVDPEYIGYAQLNDTTLQPRLENYMEEAMFERMVPGEGELPLIDILSVLPDDIVLEIEVPRRSLALAGVSPIDRVRPCVEAARRLLAEIVRQQ, from the coding sequence GTGACCGAACTCGCCATTGGTTTCCTCAACGGATTCGGCCTTCCGCCAATAGAGTTCGTCGAACTGGCCGCAGATCTCGGCTGCCGCTACATCTCCGCGGTGGTGCAGGGCGCACCGTTGGTGCCGCTCGGCTATGCGCCGTTTTCCCTCAAGGACGACCCCGCGCTGCGAAAAGACGTACTGGCCGCGATGCGGCACCATGGCGTGGCGGCCTCGCTGGGCGACGGGTTCCTGGTGCTGCCCGACACCGAAACCAGGTCATTCGGTGCGGATCTCGATGTATTGGCCGAGCTCGGGGTACCCCGCATCAACGTCGTCAGTCTCGATCCCGATCTCGGCCGCACCTTCGACCAGTTCGCCGCGCTGACCGAGCTGGCCGCCCAGCGCAGCATCCAGACCGTCGTCGAACCGGTACCCGGGCTCACCGTTGGTGACCTGCCCACCGCACTGGCCGCACGGGAATACGTGGGACGAGCGGACTTTCGATTGCTGATCGACACCATGCATCTGGTGCGCTCCGGGGCCGGCGCCGCCGATCTCGCGGCCGTCGACCCCGAATACATCGGCTACGCCCAACTCAACGACACGACGCTGCAGCCACGCTTGGAGAACTACATGGAGGAAGCCATGTTCGAGCGCATGGTTCCCGGCGAGGGTGAGCTCCCGCTCATCGACATCCTGTCCGTGCTTCCCGACGACATCGTGCTCGAAATCGAAGTACCCAGAAGGTCATTGGCGTTGGCAGGGGTCAGCCCGATCGACCGGGTGCGCCCGTGTGTTGAGGCAGCGCGCCGCCTATTGGCCGAAATCGTTCGCCAGCAGTAA
- a CDS encoding Gfo/Idh/MocA family protein, with the protein MSGNEAPLRIGILGAAAIAPSALIKPAKTNAEVVVAAVAARDQSRARAFAAKHDIARVHDDYDALIADPDLDAIYNPLPNGLHGKWTRAALAAGKHVLCEKPFTANAAEAREIAALAATSDRVVMEAFHYRYHPLTLRAEEIIASGELGKLKHVEATLCFPLPRFSNIRYNYALAGGATMDAGCYTVHMVRTFGGSTPEVVSAQAKLHDPQIDRAMTAELRFAGGHTGRVRCSMWSRRLFDISAKVVGERGQLNVLNPAMPQMFHRLSVRTADDNRVEGFPRRASYAYQLDAFAAAVLRGEPVKTTPQDAIENMTVIDGIYRAAGLPLREPS; encoded by the coding sequence GTGTCTGGTAACGAAGCCCCACTGCGGATCGGCATCCTGGGTGCCGCCGCGATCGCGCCTTCGGCGCTGATCAAACCCGCCAAGACCAACGCCGAGGTGGTCGTCGCCGCGGTGGCCGCCCGCGATCAATCGCGTGCCCGGGCCTTCGCTGCGAAACACGATATCGCCCGGGTGCACGACGACTACGACGCGCTGATCGCCGATCCGGACCTCGATGCGATCTACAACCCGCTGCCAAACGGATTGCACGGCAAGTGGACCCGAGCCGCACTAGCCGCCGGTAAACACGTGCTGTGTGAAAAGCCGTTCACCGCCAACGCCGCGGAGGCCCGCGAGATCGCAGCCCTGGCCGCGACGTCGGATCGAGTGGTGATGGAGGCCTTCCACTATCGCTACCATCCGCTGACCTTGCGGGCTGAGGAGATCATCGCTTCGGGGGAGCTGGGCAAACTCAAGCACGTGGAGGCCACGCTCTGCTTCCCGTTGCCGAGGTTCTCCAACATCCGGTACAACTACGCGCTGGCCGGCGGCGCGACGATGGACGCCGGCTGCTATACGGTCCACATGGTCCGCACGTTCGGTGGCTCGACTCCGGAAGTCGTTTCGGCGCAGGCGAAACTGCATGATCCACAGATCGACCGGGCAATGACGGCCGAGCTGCGGTTCGCCGGGGGACACACGGGTCGCGTCCGCTGCTCGATGTGGTCGCGTCGTCTTTTCGATATCAGCGCGAAGGTGGTCGGCGAACGCGGGCAGCTGAATGTGCTCAATCCGGCGATGCCACAGATGTTCCATCGGCTCTCGGTGCGAACCGCAGACGACAATCGCGTGGAAGGCTTTCCGCGCCGGGCCTCGTACGCCTACCAGCTCGACGCGTTCGCCGCGGCGGTGCTGCGCGGTGAGCCGGTGAAAACGACCCCGCAGGACGCGATCGAGAACATGACCGTCATCGACGGTATCTACCGCGCCGCGGGCCTGCCGCTTCGCGAACCGAGCTGA
- a CDS encoding FAD-dependent oxidoreductase: MSETTTCAVIGGGPAGMVFALLLARAGVEVTLLEKHGDFLRDFRGDTVHPTTLRLLDELGLWERFAALPHSELHSAKFEADGRSVTYVDFSRLRQPHPFVAMVPQWDLLNLLADAAQEEPTFTLRMKTEATGLLREGGRVTGVHYEGPDGQGELKAELTVGCDGRWSTVRRAAGLQSVEFPVNFDVWWFSLPRDGDQEFSFLPRVGPGKALGVIPREGYNQIAYIGAKGTDPELRAKGIEAFRRDVAALIPESAAAVETLTSMDDIKHLDVRVDRLRRWHTDGLLCIGDAAHAMSPLGGMGINLAVQDAVAAATILAEPLRQHRVSDRDLAAVRRRRLFPTAVTQGVQRFLQRGLGPLLRGGNPTPPAAFLTVMQRLPWLSFIPAYFIGVGVRPERAPAFARR, translated from the coding sequence ATGAGCGAGACGACAACATGCGCGGTGATCGGCGGCGGACCGGCCGGGATGGTGTTCGCGCTGCTGCTGGCTCGGGCCGGTGTCGAGGTCACGCTGCTGGAAAAGCACGGCGACTTTCTCCGCGACTTTCGGGGTGACACGGTGCATCCCACCACGCTGCGGCTGCTCGACGAGCTGGGCCTGTGGGAGCGCTTCGCGGCCTTGCCGCACAGCGAGCTGCACAGCGCGAAATTCGAAGCAGACGGCCGGTCGGTGACCTATGTCGACTTCAGTCGCCTGCGCCAACCCCATCCGTTTGTCGCGATGGTGCCGCAATGGGACCTGCTCAATCTGCTCGCCGATGCAGCACAGGAGGAACCGACCTTCACATTGCGGATGAAGACGGAGGCGACCGGGCTGCTGCGCGAGGGCGGCAGGGTCACCGGGGTGCACTACGAAGGCCCCGACGGGCAGGGTGAGTTGAAGGCCGAGTTGACCGTCGGGTGCGACGGCCGATGGTCGACGGTGCGCCGTGCCGCCGGTCTGCAGAGTGTCGAATTCCCGGTGAACTTCGACGTGTGGTGGTTCAGCCTGCCGCGCGACGGCGACCAGGAGTTCTCGTTTTTGCCGCGGGTGGGTCCCGGCAAGGCTCTTGGGGTGATCCCGCGCGAGGGCTATAACCAGATCGCCTACATCGGGGCCAAGGGCACCGACCCGGAGCTGCGAGCCAAAGGCATCGAGGCGTTTCGCCGCGATGTCGCCGCGCTCATTCCGGAATCGGCCGCGGCCGTCGAGACGCTGACATCCATGGACGACATCAAACACCTCGACGTCCGGGTCGATCGACTGCGGCGCTGGCACACCGACGGGCTGCTGTGCATCGGCGACGCCGCGCACGCGATGTCCCCGCTGGGCGGCATGGGCATCAACCTGGCGGTCCAGGATGCCGTCGCAGCGGCGACCATCTTGGCCGAGCCGCTGCGGCAGCATCGGGTCAGCGATCGCGACCTGGCGGCCGTCCGGCGCCGGCGGCTGTTCCCGACCGCGGTAACCCAAGGCGTGCAACGGTTCCTGCAGCGGGGCCTCGGTCCGCTGTTGCGCGGCGGCAACCCGACCCCGCCGGCGGCCTTCCTGACGGTGATGCAGCGACTGCCGTGGCTGTCCTTCATCCCCGCGTATTTCATCGGCGTCGGGGTCCGACCCGAGCGGGCCCCGGCATTCGCCCGGCGCTGA
- a CDS encoding arylsulfatase, with translation MKRPNFLVILADDLGFSDIGAFGSEIETPNLDRLAHAGIRLTDFHSAPACSPTRAMLLTGTDHHVAGIGTMLEVAVPGFQGAPGYEGYLNDRVVALPELLRDGGYLTLMSGKWHLGHTIERSPWARGFERSFALLPAGASHYGGAAGRGFSPVPTLYTEDDQFVTVGEDFYSSDSYTDTLLGYFRERAEDDDRPFFAYLPFQAPHWPLQAPDESVAKYRGRYDAGPDALREERLAALKRLGLCAPDVEPHPVVADGAPEWADMTDEERAISARSMEVYAGMVDRMDWNIGRVIDYLAETGELDNTVVMFMSDNGAEGAIVEAMPLRGPQIVAQIKKNCDNSLDNLGRPTSFIWYGPRWAQAATAPSRLHKAFTTEGGIRVVGFVTWPGFARQGAIGSAFATVMDITPTVLELAGVEHPGTSYRDRDVEPMLGRSLVPYLSCDTEAVHPGESGTGWELFGRRAIRQGDWKALYLPPPYGPGAWQLYDLSRDRGEIHDLAATHPEKLAELLELWDRYVEENGVLTEPVSVYDADPQLLG, from the coding sequence GTGAAGCGGCCCAACTTTTTGGTGATCCTGGCAGACGACCTCGGCTTTTCCGACATCGGCGCGTTCGGCAGTGAAATCGAGACCCCCAACCTCGACCGGCTCGCCCACGCGGGTATCCGGCTCACCGATTTCCATTCCGCGCCGGCCTGCTCGCCCACCCGGGCGATGCTGTTGACCGGAACCGACCACCACGTCGCCGGTATCGGCACGATGCTGGAGGTCGCGGTCCCCGGATTTCAGGGCGCGCCCGGTTACGAGGGTTATCTCAACGACCGGGTCGTCGCGCTGCCCGAGCTCTTGCGCGATGGCGGTTACCTGACGCTGATGTCGGGCAAATGGCATCTGGGCCACACGATTGAAAGATCGCCGTGGGCACGGGGATTCGAGCGTTCGTTTGCACTGCTGCCGGCGGGTGCCAGTCACTACGGAGGTGCCGCGGGCCGTGGATTCTCGCCGGTGCCAACGCTTTACACCGAAGACGACCAGTTCGTCACGGTGGGCGAAGACTTCTACTCATCGGATTCCTACACCGACACGTTGCTCGGCTATTTCCGCGAACGCGCCGAGGACGACGATCGCCCGTTCTTCGCATACCTGCCGTTTCAGGCGCCGCACTGGCCGCTACAGGCGCCCGACGAATCCGTCGCCAAATATCGCGGTCGTTACGACGCGGGCCCGGATGCCTTGCGCGAGGAGCGGTTGGCGGCGCTCAAGCGCCTCGGCCTGTGTGCCCCCGATGTCGAGCCGCATCCGGTTGTGGCCGATGGCGCCCCAGAGTGGGCCGATATGACGGACGAGGAGCGCGCAATTTCGGCCCGCTCCATGGAGGTCTACGCCGGAATGGTGGACCGCATGGACTGGAACATCGGCCGGGTGATCGACTACCTTGCCGAGACCGGCGAGCTGGACAACACCGTCGTGATGTTCATGTCCGACAACGGCGCCGAGGGCGCGATCGTCGAGGCGATGCCGCTGCGCGGCCCGCAGATCGTCGCGCAGATCAAAAAGAACTGCGACAACAGCCTGGACAACCTGGGTCGGCCTACGTCGTTCATCTGGTACGGCCCCCGCTGGGCACAAGCGGCGACGGCGCCGTCACGTTTGCACAAGGCGTTCACCACTGAGGGCGGGATCCGGGTGGTCGGCTTCGTCACCTGGCCGGGCTTCGCGCGCCAGGGCGCGATCGGCTCGGCGTTCGCGACCGTCATGGACATCACTCCCACCGTGCTGGAACTGGCCGGCGTCGAGCATCCCGGCACCTCCTACCGCGACCGCGACGTCGAACCGATGCTCGGCCGCTCGCTGGTGCCATACCTGTCCTGCGATACCGAGGCGGTGCACCCGGGGGAGAGCGGCACCGGCTGGGAGCTGTTCGGCCGCCGCGCGATCCGCCAAGGCGACTGGAAGGCCCTCTACCTGCCGCCACCCTATGGGCCGGGCGCGTGGCAGCTCTACGACCTCTCCCGCGACCGGGGCGAGATCCACGACCTCGCCGCCACCCATCCCGAGAAACTGGCCGAGCTTCTCGAGTTGTGGGACCGCTACGTCGAGGAGAACGGGGTGCTCACCGAGCCGGTTTCGGTGTACGACGCCGACCCGCAGCTACTCGGCTAA
- a CDS encoding NAD(P)H-dependent flavin oxidoreductase, with protein sequence MLAEFEMSIPLVAAPMSGGPTTPAMVSAATGAGGLGMLAAGYKTVAAVEAELKTVRAEGIPFGINLFAPNPVPVDPDSYRAYAAIVQQEADQFGLALPADPIEDTDRFDEKVALLLDDPVPMVSFTFGIPPHSVITALQQANTVVVQTVTTPDEAAQAHDAGVDMLALQAAVAGGHSGTLSPLRPLQPVPIVDLVKQVTATVPLPVLAAGGLATPDAVADVIRAGAAAAIVGTVLLRATESGASATHQAALTDPARTETVLTHAFTGRPARGLRNTFIDDHEAQAPFGYPALHYLTSPLRKAAAAAGKPDYVHLWAGTGYRHATAEPTADILRRLASNL encoded by the coding sequence ATGTTGGCAGAATTCGAGATGTCCATTCCTCTGGTCGCCGCGCCGATGTCCGGCGGCCCGACCACGCCGGCGATGGTGTCGGCCGCGACCGGCGCCGGCGGCCTGGGCATGCTCGCCGCGGGCTACAAAACCGTGGCAGCCGTCGAAGCCGAGCTCAAAACTGTTCGTGCCGAGGGAATCCCGTTCGGCATCAACCTCTTTGCGCCAAACCCGGTGCCGGTCGACCCGGACAGTTACCGGGCATACGCCGCGATCGTCCAGCAAGAGGCCGACCAGTTCGGCCTCGCCCTACCTGCCGATCCCATCGAGGACACCGACCGATTCGACGAGAAGGTCGCGCTGTTGCTCGATGACCCGGTGCCGATGGTGTCGTTCACGTTCGGCATCCCGCCGCACAGCGTGATCACCGCGCTGCAGCAGGCCAATACCGTAGTGGTCCAAACGGTGACGACGCCGGACGAGGCGGCACAGGCACATGACGCCGGCGTCGACATGCTGGCGCTGCAGGCGGCGGTCGCCGGTGGGCATTCCGGAACGCTTTCGCCGCTGCGGCCGTTGCAACCGGTTCCGATCGTGGATCTGGTCAAACAGGTCACGGCGACCGTGCCGCTGCCGGTGCTGGCGGCCGGCGGGCTGGCCACACCCGACGCGGTGGCCGACGTGATCCGCGCGGGGGCCGCAGCGGCCATTGTCGGCACCGTTTTGCTGCGCGCCACCGAGAGCGGTGCGTCGGCAACTCACCAGGCCGCCCTGACCGATCCCGCTCGGACCGAGACGGTGTTGACCCATGCCTTCACCGGACGCCCCGCCCGCGGGTTGCGCAACACGTTCATCGACGACCACGAGGCCCAGGCACCGTTCGGCTATCCCGCACTTCATTACCTGACCAGCCCGCTGCGCAAAGCCGCTGCGGCAGCAGGGAAACCCGACTACGTCCACCTGTGGGCAGGCACCGGATACCGGCACGCGACCGCCGAACCCACCGCGGACATCCTGCGGCGGCTTGCTTCTAATCTGTGA
- a CDS encoding class I SAM-dependent methyltransferase, with amino-acid sequence MTSAKVDFSSVRWGSVEWTNLVTLYLRAHESRSRHPILGDEAAAEAVDRIDYDFKRIHRNSLPASNQYLVALRAKQLDIWCADFLARHPDAVVLHLGAGLDGRVFRLEVPPAVLWFDLDQPSVIELRRQLYDETERYRMIGSSVTDRQWLDQIPTGHPTLVVAEGLLMYVDESGVHQLFARLLDRFDCGELQFDTLSALAPVMSKVLTRGIIKWGIGNARDIETWNPKLRMVDQTSALTGYQKIDSTLVRWIYRFVSASPFGPYDMLNRFEF; translated from the coding sequence GTGACGTCGGCCAAGGTTGATTTCAGTTCGGTGCGTTGGGGCTCGGTGGAGTGGACGAACCTCGTGACGTTGTACCTGCGTGCCCACGAAAGCCGTTCCCGGCATCCGATTCTCGGTGACGAGGCCGCCGCGGAGGCCGTCGACCGGATCGACTACGACTTCAAACGCATCCACCGGAACTCATTGCCGGCGTCCAACCAGTACCTGGTCGCGCTACGTGCAAAGCAGCTCGACATATGGTGCGCTGATTTCCTTGCGCGCCATCCCGACGCGGTCGTCTTGCACCTGGGCGCTGGCCTGGACGGCCGCGTCTTCCGCCTCGAAGTACCGCCGGCGGTGCTGTGGTTCGACCTCGACCAGCCCAGCGTCATCGAGCTTCGCCGGCAACTGTATGACGAAACCGAGCGCTACCGGATGATCGGCTCGTCGGTGACCGATCGGCAGTGGCTCGATCAGATTCCCACCGGCCACCCCACACTCGTCGTCGCCGAGGGCCTGCTGATGTACGTGGACGAGAGTGGAGTCCATCAGCTGTTCGCACGTCTGCTGGACCGATTCGATTGCGGCGAACTGCAATTCGACACGCTCTCGGCACTGGCGCCGGTGATGTCGAAAGTGCTCACCAGGGGCATCATCAAGTGGGGCATCGGCAACGCGCGCGACATCGAAACGTGGAATCCGAAGCTGCGAATGGTCGATCAGACATCGGCACTGACCGGCTACCAGAAGATCGACAGCACCCTGGTGCGCTGGATCTACCGATTCGTCAGTGCCTCGCCGTTCGGCCCGTACGACATGCTCAACCGCTTTGAGTTCTAG
- a CDS encoding amidohydrolase family protein has protein sequence MKSIDELASNLNFTTAKTGDDRSVTFLPDPPRAPRRYTVISADDHIVEPPDTFTGRLPRKFADRAPRVVDTDSGGQTWVYDNRELPNVGFNAVVGRPVAEYGFEPVRFDEMRRGAWDIHERVKDMDLNGIYASLNFPSFLPGFAGQRLQQVTKDRDLALASVRAWNDWHLEVWAGSYPERIIPCQLPWLLDPELGAKMIRENAERGFHAVTFSENPAMLGLPSIHSGHWDPIMAACAETATVVNLHIGSSGSSPSTTEDAPPDVQGVLFFAYAISAAVDWLYSGLPSRFPDLKICLSEGGIGWVAGLLDRLDHMLSYHAMYGTWQALGEKLTPAEVFTRNFWFCAVEDKSSFVQRDRIGMDNIMLEADYPHCDSTWPHTQQTIHDEIGDLPADAIRKFTWENASRLYQHPVPAAVQQDPEAF, from the coding sequence ATGAAATCGATCGACGAGCTGGCCTCGAACCTGAACTTCACCACGGCCAAGACCGGCGACGACCGCTCCGTCACCTTCCTGCCGGACCCGCCCCGGGCGCCGCGCCGTTACACGGTGATCTCGGCCGACGACCACATCGTCGAACCACCAGATACGTTCACCGGCCGGCTGCCACGAAAGTTCGCCGACCGCGCGCCGCGGGTCGTCGACACCGACAGCGGCGGACAGACCTGGGTCTACGACAATCGGGAACTGCCCAACGTCGGGTTCAACGCCGTGGTCGGGCGACCGGTGGCCGAGTACGGCTTCGAGCCGGTCCGATTCGACGAAATGCGCAGGGGTGCATGGGATATCCATGAACGCGTCAAAGACATGGACCTCAACGGCATCTACGCGTCGCTGAACTTTCCCTCGTTCCTGCCCGGATTCGCCGGCCAGCGGTTGCAGCAGGTGACCAAGGATCGCGATCTGGCGCTGGCCTCGGTTCGCGCCTGGAACGACTGGCACCTCGAGGTGTGGGCCGGGTCGTATCCCGAACGGATCATTCCCTGCCAGCTGCCCTGGCTGCTGGACCCCGAATTGGGCGCCAAGATGATCCGCGAGAACGCCGAGCGCGGCTTCCACGCCGTGACGTTCAGCGAGAACCCCGCGATGCTCGGCTTGCCGAGTATCCACTCGGGACACTGGGATCCGATCATGGCCGCGTGCGCCGAGACCGCAACGGTGGTGAATCTGCACATCGGATCTTCGGGTTCCTCCCCGTCGACCACCGAGGACGCGCCGCCGGACGTACAGGGCGTGCTGTTCTTCGCCTACGCCATTTCGGCGGCCGTCGACTGGTTGTACTCCGGATTGCCCAGCAGATTCCCGGATCTCAAGATCTGTCTGTCCGAAGGCGGAATCGGTTGGGTGGCAGGCTTACTCGACCGCCTCGACCACATGCTCAGCTATCACGCGATGTACGGCACCTGGCAGGCGCTGGGGGAGAAGCTCACTCCCGCAGAGGTTTTCACCCGTAATTTCTGGTTCTGCGCAGTGGAGGACAAGTCGTCGTTCGTCCAGCGGGACCGAATCGGTATGGACAACATCATGCTCGAAGCCGATTACCCGCACTGCGACTCGACCTGGCCGCACACTCAACAGACGATCCACGATGAGATCGGTGATCTGCCGGCGGACGCGATCCGCAAGTTCACCTGGGAGAACGCGTCGCGCTTGTACCAACATCCGGTGCCGGCCGCCGTCCAGCAGGATCCCGAGGCGTTCTGA